CTGTCATCTCCGCGGAGCACTTCCTCCTCCTGGGCGTCACCTGCGCCCTCTACGCGCTGGCGGTCTACGCCTTCGTCGTCGCGGTCGACCGCCCCTGGCGGCGCAGCCTGGGCGTCTCGATGCTGGACTTCCTCCGGGGCTTCGTCGGCCACGTCGCCGAGGGCTCGCGCGAACTGGAGGAGTTCTTCCAGCAGCTGGGCGAGCAGGCGATCGTGCCCGTCTCGGTGCTCTCGTTCCGGACGGTCGCCGACGGGGGGAGCGACGTCGACGGGACGGACGACGCCGACGAGACCGCGACCGACGGTGACGCCGAGAAAGCGCGGTTCGTCCTCCCGATGATCCACCCCGGCCCGATGGGCGAGATCGGCGGCGGGAACTTCCCCGAGCGCGTCGCGTCCGACTGCTCGGCGCTCGTCTTCCCGCCGCACGCGACCGCCGGCCACGACTTCAACCTCGTGACAGAGCGCGAGGTCGACACGATCCTCGACGCCGCCCGCGAGGCCGCAGACCGCGTCACCTACGCGCCCGAGGCCTCCCCGAGCGTCCGCGTCCAGTCCGGCGAGGCCTCGATGCTCGGCCAGGCCTTCGGCGACGACGCGCTCTTGGTGTCGACGTACGCGCCCGGCTACGCCGACGACGTCGAGTACGGCGTCGGTCTCTCCGCGGCCGCCGAGGCCCGCACCAGCGGCCTCGACGACGTGATGCTCGTCGACGCGCACAACTCCAACGACGGGCTCTCGGGCCCGGACCTGGGCCACGTCACGCCCGGCTCACAGCGCGCCTTCGATATGATCGGCGCCGCCGGCGTCTCCGGCCAGCGCCTCGCGACGGCCGAGCGGGGCGACCTCGAACTCGGCGTCGCCTGGGACGAGACGCCCTGGGAGCCGATGGACGGAATCGGCCCGCTCGGCGTCCGCGTCGCGGTCACGGCGGTCGACGGGGCCGAGACGGCCTACGTCCTCGTCGACGGCAACAATATGGAGCCGGGGCTCCGCGGCGAGCTCGTCGACGCCCTGGTCGAGGACGGCCCGGTCGACGCGGCCGAGGTGATGACGACGGACACGCACATCGTCAACACCGTCGAGGCCGACAATCAGGTCGGCGCGGCCATCGACTGGGACGAACTCCGCGGGCTGATCTGTGACCTGGCGGACGAAGCGCGCGCCGACCTGGAGCCCGTCGAGGCCGGCGTCGCGGTCGAGCGCGCGGAGGTGACGGTCTTCGGCAACGACCGCACCGAGACGCTGGCCAGCCACGCCAACGCCGTCGTCGCGATGGGCGGCGCCTTCGCCCTGTCGGTGATCCTCGCGGCCGTGGCCGTCAGCGTGCTGATCTTCCTGTTCGCATAAGAGCCGCGTCGCCGTCGGGTCGCCGCGTTCGGCTACCCGCGAGCCGCTACGAGTCGCCCTCGCCGAACAGCTCGTCGACGGCCTCTCGGGCCGTCAACGCGGCCTCGTCGGCGACCGCCTCGGCGCTCTCGTCGGCGTCGTCGGGGGCGTTGACGTACACGTCGACGTCGAGGACGCCCTCCTCGAACGTCACGGTCACGTCGAAGTCGGTGAGCTCCGACTGCTTGTAGTGGGCGAGAATCACACCCTCGGCGGCCTCGGCCGCCGTCTGGACGACCTCCTCGTCGGTCGGCATCGGCTTACGCGCCGCCGGCGCCGCCCGGACCCATCGGGCCGCCGCCCGCGCCGCCTGCGCCGCCCTGGAGCATCTGCTGGAGCTCCTGCTGGAGGTCCTCGAACTGCTCTTGGACGCGCTCTTCCTGCTTCGTCAGCTGTTCGACGCGGATCTCGAGGCTGTCGACCTTGTCTTCGAGTTCGTCGTAGGCCTCGTCGTACTCGGTCTCGACGAGCAGCTCGCCGACCTCGCGGTACATCGTGGTGTCGTCGTCGATGTCTTCGAGCGCGTCGAGCGCCGTCTGGGACTCGTTGAGCGTCGACTCCGCCTGCTCCTTCTGGGCGGCCACCTTCTGGGCCGTCTCCTGTAGGTCCTGCAGTTCTTCGAGCTTCTCCTGTGCTTCCGGCGGCAGATTGCCCTGCATACCCGGGGCGACGGGACGCTGACTGAAAAAGGCCCGTATTCTCCGCTCGGCCGGTCTACGGCGGTTACGACCGCTCGCCCGCGGTCTCGTCTGTCGATCCGCTCGCCGCGTCGGCGTCCGCAGCGACGTCCTCGGCGACGTCGACGAGGCGGACCCAGGTGTTGAGTCCGGCGCGCAGCGCGACCAGGTCGGCGGCCGCGACGTCGACGCTGACGACGGCCCCGTCGCGGCTCACGTCGGCCCGCGAGCGCTCGTCGGCGATCTCGCCGACCTCGACGCCGACGCTCTCGGCCACGGTGCGAGCGCGCCGCTCGTCGTCGTAGACGAAATCGACCGTGGCCGCGTGTTCGGCCCCCCGTTCGGGAGCCTCACGGTTCGACATCGACGGGAGAGAAACCCTATTCGACCGGGACTTCCTTCACGTCCGGCGCGCGCTCCTTCAGGAGGACGCGGTGCCCGCAGTAGGGACAGCGGACGCCGCCGTACTCGTCCAGTTCGACGTCGCGCTTGCACCGGGAACACTTGTAGCTCATCGTTGGATGCGTGGGGATGTGGGGTGTTGTGCCTTTCGCGATTCCGGATCGGTCACTCTTCGTCGTCGCCGGAGAGGGCGGCGCGGATCGAGCGGCGGACCTGCTTGCCGCCGGGGGTCTGCGGGCGGTAGGTGCCGCCGGTGAAGACCTCGCCGGTCTCCTCGTTCTTCCAGATGCCGGGTTCGAGACGGGTGACGTCGTCGTCGTCGACCGTCGCGCTCCGCATCTCCGCTTCGATCTCCTTCACGCGCCGGCGGGCGACCCGCCCGTAGCGCGCGCCAAAGCGACCGGCGCTGCCGGTCTTTCGCGCCTTCTTTTCGGCCATAGTACCGCGTCCTACCTCCGGCGTCGGGATAAACCCTGCGAGACGTGGCCGCCGCGTCCCGCCGCTCCCGGGCACCGCTCATTACCCCCGTTCGTACTCGTGCTCGCGCGACCCGCTTCCGCCTCTTCGTCACACGGTTTCGAGCAGGTAGTCGAACGCGTC
This is a stretch of genomic DNA from Halobellus sp. MBLA0158. It encodes these proteins:
- a CDS encoding KEOPS complex subunit Pcc1; the protein is MSNREAPERGAEHAATVDFVYDDERRARTVAESVGVEVGEIADERSRADVSRDGAVVSVDVAAADLVALRAGLNTWVRLVDVAEDVAADADAASGSTDETAGERS
- a CDS encoding 50S ribosomal protein L37ae gives rise to the protein MAEKKARKTGSAGRFGARYGRVARRRVKEIEAEMRSATVDDDDVTRLEPGIWKNEETGEVFTGGTYRPQTPGGKQVRRSIRAALSGDDEE
- a CDS encoding DUF2070 family protein; translation: MTSTQSDLAGLSRFIFRAPSWYTSLAFALLIAAVAGVAAFDSGVYARSWRGLFFLGRDAWEGIFFIGIPTVVAAFGTTGLDRFVGGKLTHNRSSLLALVSEVIVVAIVTLAAIVSVFTGLGQRFVFDALVVALASVFAFRLLVVMAVSRSSLLVATVPASLQTAAAAVLLFIYSGTLRFLSVGGPILDVYLMPYLARSADAPAELSVISAEHFLLLGVTCALYALAVYAFVVAVDRPWRRSLGVSMLDFLRGFVGHVAEGSRELEEFFQQLGEQAIVPVSVLSFRTVADGGSDVDGTDDADETATDGDAEKARFVLPMIHPGPMGEIGGGNFPERVASDCSALVFPPHATAGHDFNLVTEREVDTILDAAREAADRVTYAPEASPSVRVQSGEASMLGQAFGDDALLVSTYAPGYADDVEYGVGLSAAAEARTSGLDDVMLVDAHNSNDGLSGPDLGHVTPGSQRAFDMIGAAGVSGQRLATAERGDLELGVAWDETPWEPMDGIGPLGVRVAVTAVDGAETAYVLVDGNNMEPGLRGELVDALVEDGPVDAAEVMTTDTHIVNTVEADNQVGAAIDWDELRGLICDLADEARADLEPVEAGVAVERAEVTVFGNDRTETLASHANAVVAMGGAFALSVILAAVAVSVLIFLFA
- a CDS encoding DNA-directed RNA polymerase subunit P, with product MSYKCSRCKRDVELDEYGGVRCPYCGHRVLLKERAPDVKEVPVE
- a CDS encoding prefoldin subunit beta; amino-acid sequence: MQGNLPPEAQEKLEELQDLQETAQKVAAQKEQAESTLNESQTALDALEDIDDDTTMYREVGELLVETEYDEAYDELEDKVDSLEIRVEQLTKQEERVQEQFEDLQQELQQMLQGGAGGAGGGPMGPGGAGGA
- a CDS encoding DUF3194 domain-containing protein, with the protein product MPTDEEVVQTAAEAAEGVILAHYKQSELTDFDVTVTFEEGVLDVDVYVNAPDDADESAEAVADEAALTAREAVDELFGEGDS